From a region of the Halolamina sp. CBA1230 genome:
- a CDS encoding DUF2110 family protein produces MVVLATKCYVEGSARKRALDSLDSLVANDLADLDVDWTVGLRDDEFVAVTVEGDDATVARNLLRERWGEITDHFDDGEVAVGTLRSWDDEGWTLDAGQPIQIDVDDLGLGPGDGSQIRDRFGVVQHTPLSFVYDAEGDHRLADESQDLLYGWTRNDDDGADSGGRLNVNSATRGEVRATINRAGHAQDIVTVERLGLLEQSVVCAAGTDPPGLLASVGEYLPAELKCVVP; encoded by the coding sequence ATGGTCGTCCTCGCAACCAAATGCTACGTCGAGGGCAGCGCCCGAAAGCGCGCGCTCGACAGCCTCGACTCGCTGGTCGCGAACGATCTCGCCGACCTCGACGTCGACTGGACGGTCGGCCTCCGGGACGACGAGTTCGTCGCCGTCACCGTCGAGGGCGACGACGCGACCGTCGCCCGGAACCTCCTGCGGGAGCGCTGGGGGGAGATAACCGACCACTTCGACGACGGCGAGGTCGCCGTTGGCACCCTCCGATCGTGGGACGACGAGGGGTGGACGCTCGACGCCGGCCAGCCGATCCAGATCGACGTCGACGACCTGGGGCTCGGGCCCGGCGACGGCTCGCAGATCCGGGACCGCTTCGGCGTCGTCCAGCACACGCCGCTGTCGTTCGTCTACGACGCCGAGGGCGACCACCGGCTCGCCGACGAGAGCCAGGACCTGCTGTACGGCTGGACCCGCAACGACGACGACGGCGCCGACTCGGGCGGCCGGCTGAACGTCAACTCCGCGACGCGGGGCGAGGTGCGCGCGACGATCAACCGCGCGGGCCACGCCCAGGACATCGTCACCGTCGAGCGCCTGGGGCTGCTCGAACAGAGCGTCGTCTGCGCCGCGGGCACCGACCCGCCGGGGCTGCTCGCCAGCGTCGGCGAGTACCTCCCCGCGGAACTCAAGTGCGTCGTCCCCTGA
- the tfe gene encoding transcription factor E: protein MAFEELLEDPVIQKYLHDLVGPTGMPVAAAPPDGEVTDEELAEELGLELNDVRRALFILYENDLASYRRVRDEDSGWLTYLWTFHYENIPENLEEEMHRLADALEQRLEYENEHQFYLCENCSLRFEFEEAMEFGFECPDCETQLESMENTRMVEAMEWRLDQIRDELNVEAA from the coding sequence ATGGCTTTTGAGGAACTCTTGGAGGACCCAGTGATTCAGAAGTACCTCCACGACCTGGTCGGTCCGACGGGGATGCCCGTCGCCGCCGCCCCACCCGACGGCGAAGTAACCGACGAGGAGCTGGCCGAGGAGCTCGGCCTCGAACTCAACGACGTGCGCCGCGCGCTGTTCATCCTCTACGAGAACGACCTGGCCTCCTACCGCCGGGTCCGCGACGAGGATTCGGGCTGGCTCACCTACCTCTGGACGTTCCACTACGAGAACATCCCGGAGAACCTCGAGGAGGAGATGCACCGGCTCGCCGACGCGCTGGAGCAGCGTCTCGAGTACGAGAACGAGCACCAGTTCTACCTGTGTGAGAACTGCTCGCTGCGCTTCGAGTTCGAGGAGGCGATGGAGTTCGGCTTCGAGTGTCCCGACTGTGAGACCCAACTCGAGTCGATGGAGAACACCCGCATGGTCGAGGCGATGGAGTGGCGGCTCGACCAGATCCGCGACGAACTCAACGTCGAGGCCGCCTGA
- a CDS encoding tRNA (cytidine(56)-2'-O)-methyltransferase, which translates to MQGAPECCVLRFGHRPGRDDRMTTHVGLTARALGADRVIFPDNAGQSAETVRDITDRFGGPFAVELRDDQRAIIRNWEGTVVHLTMYGEEVQTVQEEIREAHTEGPLLVVVGGEKVPFEVYDHADWNVGVTNQPHSEVAGLAVFLDRLFDGDELDREWEGGEQRVIPKETGKRVVDPEALDEDGTVDEDDDDG; encoded by the coding sequence ATGCAGGGAGCGCCGGAGTGCTGCGTGCTTCGGTTCGGCCACCGGCCGGGCCGGGACGACCGCATGACGACCCACGTCGGCCTCACCGCCCGCGCGCTGGGTGCCGACCGCGTGATCTTCCCGGACAACGCGGGCCAGTCCGCGGAGACGGTCCGGGACATCACCGACCGCTTCGGCGGCCCGTTCGCGGTGGAGCTCCGCGACGATCAGCGCGCGATCATCCGGAACTGGGAGGGGACCGTCGTCCACCTCACGATGTACGGCGAGGAGGTTCAGACCGTCCAGGAGGAGATCCGCGAAGCTCACACCGAGGGCCCGCTCCTGGTCGTCGTCGGCGGCGAGAAGGTGCCGTTCGAGGTGTACGACCACGCGGACTGGAACGTCGGCGTCACGAACCAGCCCCACTCCGAGGTCGCGGGGCTGGCCGTGTTCCTCGACCGCTTGTTCGACGGCGACGAACTCGATCGCGAGTGGGAGGGCGGCGAGCAGCGCGTGATCCCGAAGGAGACGGGCAAGCGCGTGGTCGATCCGGAGGCACTCGACGAGGACGGGACCGTCGACGAAGACGACGATGACGGCTGA
- a CDS encoding NAD-dependent epimerase/dehydratase family protein, translating to MDLSGKRVVVTGGAGLVGSHLAGTLADENDVLTVDDLSKGEREAVPDNVAFEQADMLDPADVASVITEDTDIVFHFAAHTDVRVDDPAEERRVFEENTEMTYNVVERMREVGCDALAFTSSSTVYGEAPRPTPEDYAPLEPISIYGASKLSDEGVVSTFAHSYGIQSWVFRFANIVGPRQRGNVIPDFIQKLQDDPETLTILGDGRQEKSYLHVSDCAAAIRDVVENADGDYNLYNLGSKTTTSVVDIADIVADVMELDPEYEFTGGDRGWTGDVPKMRLDTSKLSELGHDVPEDSDAAVRRAAEQLYDELN from the coding sequence ATGGACCTCAGCGGCAAGCGCGTGGTCGTGACCGGCGGCGCGGGGCTCGTCGGCTCCCACCTCGCGGGGACCCTGGCCGACGAGAACGACGTACTGACGGTCGACGACCTCTCGAAGGGGGAACGCGAGGCGGTCCCCGACAACGTGGCGTTCGAACAGGCGGATATGCTCGACCCCGCGGACGTCGCGAGCGTGATCACCGAGGACACCGATATCGTGTTCCACTTCGCGGCCCACACCGACGTGCGCGTCGACGACCCCGCCGAGGAGCGGCGGGTGTTCGAGGAGAACACCGAGATGACGTACAACGTCGTCGAGCGGATGCGCGAGGTCGGCTGTGACGCGCTCGCCTTCACCTCCTCCTCGACAGTGTACGGCGAGGCGCCCCGTCCCACACCCGAGGACTACGCGCCGCTCGAACCGATCAGCATCTACGGCGCCTCGAAGCTCTCCGACGAGGGCGTCGTCTCGACGTTCGCCCACTCCTACGGGATCCAGTCGTGGGTGTTCCGCTTCGCGAACATCGTCGGCCCGCGCCAGCGCGGCAACGTGATCCCGGACTTCATCCAGAAACTCCAGGACGACCCCGAGACGCTGACGATCCTCGGCGACGGCCGACAGGAGAAGTCCTACCTCCACGTCTCCGACTGTGCGGCGGCGATCCGTGACGTGGTCGAGAACGCCGACGGCGACTACAACCTCTACAACCTCGGCTCGAAGACGACCACCTCCGTCGTCGACATCGCGGACATCGTCGCCGACGTGATGGAGCTCGACCCGGAGTACGAGTTCACCGGCGGCGACCGCGGCTGGACCGGCGACGTGCCGAAGATGCGACTCGACACGAGCAAGCTCTCCGAGCTGGGTCACGACGTGCCCGAAGACAGCGACGCGGCGGTCCGACGCGCGGCCGAACAGCTGTACGACGAACTGAACTAG
- a CDS encoding BsuPI-related putative proteinase inhibitor, with the protein MLETSLRSQRRDGALAFDLTVENRGDDPVELTFPDAQRLRVSLYPADADGEAAPIWRSDADRMFAQVLGSETIPAGESVTFSTAWKEPEPGEYHAVGEMTCQDRDVTAEETVLI; encoded by the coding sequence GTGCTCGAAACCTCCCTCCGGAGCCAGCGACGTGACGGCGCGCTCGCGTTCGACCTCACCGTCGAGAACCGAGGCGACGACCCCGTCGAACTCACCTTCCCGGACGCCCAACGTCTCCGCGTCTCGCTGTATCCCGCCGACGCCGACGGCGAGGCGGCGCCGATCTGGCGTTCCGACGCCGACCGCATGTTCGCGCAGGTGCTCGGCAGCGAGACGATCCCCGCCGGCGAGAGCGTGACGTTCAGTACCGCGTGGAAGGAGCCCGAACCCGGCGAGTACCACGCTGTCGGTGAGATGACGTGTCAGGATCGGGATGTCACCGCCGAGGAGACGGTGCTGATCTAG
- a CDS encoding methytransferase partner Trm112: MKESLMEIVCCPMDKHELELDAEERDDGEIISGTLTCTDCGESYPIEDGIPNLLPPDMRDEA; this comes from the coding sequence ATGAAGGAGTCGCTGATGGAGATCGTCTGCTGTCCGATGGACAAACACGAGCTGGAACTCGACGCCGAGGAGCGCGACGACGGCGAGATCATCTCCGGAACGCTGACCTGTACCGACTGCGGCGAGTCCTACCCCATCGAGGACGGCATCCCGAACCTGCTGCCGCCGGACATGCGCGACGAGGCCTGA
- a CDS encoding adenylosuccinate synthase, whose protein sequence is MTVTIVGAQLGDEGKGALVDRWGEEADTVVRYQGGDNAGHTVVEGGEEYKLSLVPSGCVRGKTGVLGNGCVVNPRTLFDEIETLREKGLDPDVRVAKRAHVIMPYHRVFDDMEEADKEDTDMKVGTTGRGIGPTYEDKAGRRGVRIGDLLDTEVLRKRLEYTVPQKRAIAEDVYGVDTGVEFDVDELVAEYANYGQRLRENGMLVEAGDYLHDQHESGGNLLFEGAQGTSIDIDHGNYPNVTSSNPTAGGAAVGSGVGPGVVGSGEIVGIVKAYLSRVGEGPLPTEMEADEAELADEIREKGGEFGTVTGRPRRIGWLDVPMLRHAARRSSFTGLAVNHVDVLAGLEELKVCHSYELDGETRTTVPATTEEWARCEPNYRAFETWAEQDWSAVAEEGYEALPAACRDYLEYLEGELDAPVYAVGVGPDRDQTVERQNPWE, encoded by the coding sequence ATGACCGTCACAATCGTCGGGGCGCAACTCGGCGACGAAGGCAAGGGCGCCCTCGTCGACCGCTGGGGCGAGGAAGCCGACACCGTCGTGCGGTATCAGGGCGGGGACAACGCCGGCCACACGGTCGTCGAGGGCGGCGAGGAGTACAAGCTCTCGCTCGTTCCGAGCGGCTGTGTCCGCGGGAAGACCGGTGTGCTCGGGAACGGCTGCGTGGTCAACCCACGAACGTTGTTCGACGAGATCGAGACCCTCCGGGAGAAAGGGCTCGACCCCGACGTCCGCGTGGCCAAGCGGGCTCACGTGATCATGCCGTACCACCGGGTGTTCGACGACATGGAGGAGGCCGACAAGGAGGACACCGACATGAAGGTCGGCACCACCGGCCGCGGCATCGGCCCGACCTACGAGGACAAGGCCGGCCGGCGCGGCGTCCGGATCGGCGACCTCCTCGACACGGAGGTGCTCCGGAAGCGGCTGGAGTACACCGTTCCCCAGAAGCGCGCGATCGCGGAGGACGTCTACGGCGTCGACACCGGCGTCGAGTTCGACGTCGACGAGCTGGTCGCGGAGTACGCCAACTACGGCCAGCGCCTCCGGGAGAACGGGATGCTCGTCGAGGCCGGGGACTACCTCCACGACCAGCACGAGTCGGGCGGAAACCTCCTGTTCGAGGGCGCACAGGGGACGAGCATCGACATCGACCACGGGAACTACCCCAACGTCACCTCCTCGAACCCCACCGCCGGCGGCGCCGCTGTCGGCTCGGGCGTCGGCCCCGGCGTCGTCGGGTCGGGCGAGATCGTCGGCATCGTGAAGGCGTACCTCTCGCGGGTCGGCGAGGGGCCGCTGCCGACGGAGATGGAGGCCGACGAGGCGGAGCTCGCCGACGAGATCCGCGAGAAGGGTGGGGAGTTCGGCACCGTCACCGGCCGCCCGCGGCGCATCGGCTGGCTGGACGTGCCGATGCTGCGCCACGCCGCGCGCCGCTCGTCGTTCACTGGGCTGGCGGTGAACCACGTCGACGTGCTCGCGGGGCTGGAGGAGCTGAAGGTCTGCCACAGCTACGAACTGGACGGCGAGACGCGCACCACGGTGCCCGCGACGACCGAGGAGTGGGCACGGTGTGAGCCGAACTACCGGGCGTTCGAGACGTGGGCCGAACAGGACTGGAGCGCCGTCGCCGAGGAGGGGTACGAGGCGCTGCCCGCCGCTTGTCGCGACTATCTCGAGTACCTCGAGGGCGAACTCGACGCCCCCGTATACGCCGTCGGCGTCGGCCCCGACCGCGACCAGACCGTCGAGCGGCAGAACCCCTGGGAGTAG